The segment AAATATGTGTTCTGAAAACCAGCGTCATTGATATAGTTTCTTGAATCATAATTGATAGGCATCCTTAACAAGCCCAACATGATACCTGCAAGGTTAGAACCATTTTGTGGTGCAATCTGCGAACTATGAATATAGTTTGCTGTACCTCCTACTTTTACATTTTTGCTCAAATAAGTATCTAGTGTCAATCTAGCAGTTGTTCTATCAAATTCTGAATTAGGTATCATACCACTTTGTCTCAAATCACTTACCGAAAGACGTACACTAGTGTTTTCATTGCCACCAGTCACTTCTATACTGTTCGTATATGAAACCCCAGTTTCAAAAAAGTTGTCATTGTTGTCATATATCACATCACCTGGACCTGCTTCTGGCCCCCAAGACAACTGAGTACCTAGTGCAACATCATCGGCAGTAAAAAACAAACCGTCAGGCCCTGGATCTCCCAATGGAAGTGCTACACCATTATTTCCAGCTATGTATTTATCATTCATTTCAGGTAATTTATTGACCTGAGTAAACTCTACGCCTGTAGACACCTTTACTCCAAGTCCTTTCTCTCCCTTTCCACGCTTGGTAGTATAAATTATAGCTCCATTTCCAGCACGCTCTCCATACAAAGCTGCAGCCGCTGGTCCCTTAAGAATGGTAACAGATTCAATATCAGCTGGGTTAATATCCACTGCTCTGTTAGAGTTGTTTACACCTTGCAAATTTTCATTAAAAGGATAATCTCTAGGAGATGACTGTGTTGTGGAGTTATCAATTGGAATACCATCCACAATTATCAATGGCTGAGTAGCACCAGTCAAAGTAGCGGCACCTCTCAATAACACCTTGCTAGAAGCACCTGGTGTACCTGCAGAACTTGTGACCTGAACCCCAGGAGCCTTAGCTGCAAGAGACTGAATAATATCATCCTCACCAGATCTCACAAGATCGTCATTGTCCAAACTACTAACAGCATATCCCAAAGATCGTTTTTCTCTTGAAATACCTAATGCCGTTACAACTACCTCTGTCAATTGCTTGGCATCAGAAGCCATGGCTACATCAACTACTGATCTAGAACCTATCTCAACTTCTTGAGCTGCCATGCCTACGAATGTAAATACCAAAGTACCTCCATCTGATGGCACGCTTAATTTCCAATTTCCGTCAATGTCGGAAGTTGTACCAGTTGTTGTTCCCTTGAGTATAATGTTAGCTCCAGGGATTGATTCGCCTGTGTCATCGGTTACCTTACCAGACACGGTACGATCTTGTGCCCACGACTCTGTCACGAGTGCAGACAACAACATGAAACAAATAAGTAGAATCCTCTTCATATCGTATGTTTTAATTGTTAAAAAATGTTTAATAGTATGTTTTCTGAATCCAAACATATGGGTTTTCGTTTACTTTCACTAGTCTATACTAACAATTATTAGTTGGTGCGCATACTGTTTTTTTGCAGTATTTTAACTGTACGTAGAATCTTGTACTTAAAAGAGGTACATAACCCGAATAATCTACTTAATAAGTACCACATTACTGAATTATTAAATTAATCTTTGGAAACAACTACGTACTCCTACACTACTACTATTGTCCTATTTCAAGTACCAAAAACTCAATTCGTCGGTTTTTTGACATATCATTTGAGTCATTTTCAATTGTAAGAGGCTGACTTTCCCCATAACCTTTATAACTCAACTGGGTTGATCTGACTCCTTTATTTATTAGAAAATCATATACTGTCTTGGCGCGCTGTGTCGAGAGCTTCATGTTATAATTTTCCGATCCCTGTTGGTCACTGTGCCCAGCAATTTCCATCCTCACTTTAGGGTTGTTCTTTAGAAAGTAATAAACCACTCTCAACTCTGAAATAGACTCTGGTTTGAGATTAAAATCATCATGATCGAAGAAAATATTCCCTAATCTACTAGATGCACCCACTTTTATTGGTTGCATTTCGATGTTGAGCAGATTCTGATCAAAAGACTTGAGTTCGTTCAAAGTGAACGAAAAATCCATAAACATGTACCCCTCACATGTCACATACACCCCGTACCTGTACCCCTCTGTCAACACTAAGGTGTACTCTCCATTGGAGGCATCAGATTCAAGTTGTGAAAAATAATTTTCATCCGAAAGCTTATATACTTGAATCTTAGAAGCTAACGGGCGTTTGCTTTCTTTATCAACCACTGTCCCCTTCAAATACGCACTTTGACGAGTAACTTGAAAAGAATCGGGTAAATCAAAAGCATACAATTTGCTTTGAAAACCCCGCTTGGTCTCCTTCTCTATCGTGTACACGCCCGTCTTGCCGTCTGATGCTATATACAAAGAAACTTGATCATTCGCATCATTGAGAGGATATCCCAAATTGATTGGTACTTTCCAAAGAGAGTCTCTCTCAATTTCACTCATATATATATCCAATCCCCCCATTCCTTCCAGTCCATTGGAAGCAAAATAGATTGTTTCTCCATTGGCGTGTAAAAAAGGGCTTATTTCGTCCTTAGCCGTATTGATCCTTTTTCCTAGATTAAAAGCAGGCTGCCATTCTCCATTCCTATCCTTAGTCGATATCCAAAGATCCTTTCCACCCTGACCTCCACGACGATTGGACACAAAAAGAATGGTTCGACCATCAGCAGAGAGAGAGGGTTGTGCCTCCCATGCGGCCGAATTGATGTTTTTCCCGATATTCATGGGCTTGCTCCATACATCTCCTACCTTTTGTGCTGTATAAATATCACAACTACCGTACCCTCCTCGTCCATCACAGGATGTAAACACAAGTGTACGACCATCTGCAGAAACAGAAGCTGCCCCCTCATTGCCATCTGAGTTAATATTTCCAGAAATAGACTGTGGAATGGTCCAACCACCCGTCATACTATCTAGATCACAGTAATAGATATCCTCGTCATCTGAATTATTCAAACCTACCCTTCTCGTAAAATAGATCCGCTGATTATCCACAGACAAAGCTGGGAAGTACTGTAGTTGAAATGAGTTAACATGAGCAGGTAACTCTTGGATATTGTAGTCAAAAGGATGCTCTATCGCCTTCATCGCAAAACGACAATTAAAGATAAGTGACTTGGACAATTTTTCTTTTTCAGGATCATCAGGAACGGTTCTAAGATAATGCTCCAAATATGCTGCTGCGCTATCATACACTGACTGTCTATAAAACTGCTCTCCAATTGCCTGGTATGCATACTTCGACTTCTTGTAATCAGGATCAATCTGAATGGCCTTTTTGAAATATACAAATGATAGACTATCCCAACCCAATCTCGCACTGGCACTCCCCAAGGCCAACCATACTTCAATAAAATCTGGATCACGTTTGACAGCATCCTTGAGTGGCTCCATGGCCTCTCTGAACTGTGCACGTTTGAGTAGCTGTCGCGCCTCTTCATAGTCATTGAGAGCTCGCTTATCCTTCGTGTGATAGGAGGTGTATTGACTATATGTCAGGGGGATGGACATAAAAAGAAATACTGGTAGAAGCAAAATCCGCATAACAATAGATAATAAAATCAACCTGACCTATTACGTTCAGGTGTAAATACTGATGGTTCTAGATTGGCACAAAGGCATTATACGTGCCATTCAATGGTTGAAAATGTTTTGACATAAAATGACAATCATCTTAATTTTGACTATTTGCCACGTCATATCAACACTGGATTTTGAATCCAAAACTTAGAATAAAGTAAATGATTATCAGACGAAATCCTTAGGGTATGTTGAGATATTTGTGTGTTTGCAAAGAAATATTCCATTCTGGGTGTGCTTTTGCATAGTCGATGATTTGTGGGGTCATCTTTTCTGCCTTAGACCACTCAGGTTGCAAATATAGCTTGCACTGTTTGGGAACTAAACTTCTATGTTGCTCTGCAAATTCAAAATCTGACTGATTGAATACGATGGCTTTGAGCTCACTGGCATGAGCATAAATGGAAGTATCTGGTGTTTTGAACTTCTTAGGAGAAAAGCACACCCAATCCCAAACTCCCGTCACTGGATAAGCTCCTGAAGTCTCAATATTGAGCTGATAATTATGTCCCTTTAAAACAGTAGTCAACTCTTTCATGTCATACATGAGTGGTTCGCCACCCGTGATGACGATCATTCGACAAGGATACTCCTTTATTTGATCTATGATCTCGTCCACTGTAAAAAACGGATGATCTGCTTCGTTCCATGATTCTTTGACATCACACCAGACACAGCCCACGTCACAGCCTCCCAAACGGATGAAAATCGCGGGTGTACCCGCATAGTAGCCTTCCCCTTGAATAGAGTAGAATATCTCCATGATGGGGAGTTTGTTTGCTATTTTGGGAACGAAAGCCAAAATTACTTCAAGTTATTTTTGGCAGCTTGTAGTGTATTGATCATCAATGAAGCGATGGTCATTGGCCCCACTCCACCTGGTACGGGGGTTATATGACTTGTCAATGGAGCAACTTCCTCATAATCCACATCGCCAGACAATCTGAAACCAGACTTTTTACTGGGATCTTCGATACGAGTAGTTCCTACATCTATCACCACAGCACCTTCTTTGACCATGTTTTTGGTGACTAGACCAGGTTTACCTACTGCTACCACCAAGATATCCGCTTCGCGTGTATGGCTTGCCAGATCCTTGGTGTACTTGTGACATAGGGTGACTGTTGCATTGGCCTCATTGGACATCATCAGTGCCAGAGGAGCTCCAACCAATCTGCTCGCCCCTACTATTACACAGTTTTTTCCTTCCGTTTCAATCTCATACCTTTTGATTAGCTCCATCACGCCTAGTGGAGTAGCTGGCATTAACAAAGGCACTTTGGAAGTAATGCTGCCAAAATTTTCGTTGGTAAAGCCATCCACGTCTTTCTCTGGAGAGATACTCATGGTGATTTTTTCTACCGAAATATGAGCTGGCAAAGGTAGTTGTACAATGAATCCGTCAATATCTGTGTCGGCATTCAACTGATCCACATGTTTCAACAGTTTGTCTTCTGAAATCGTACCCGCAAACTGCATCAAGGTGTAATCAAAACCCACCGCTTTGCAAGCGGTGATTTTTCCTCCCACATAGGTATGGCTCGCACCATCATCTCCCACGATGATGATTGCCAAATGTGGTGCGCGTTTCCCTTCATTCTTGAGTGCTTCGACTTGTAGTTTGATTTCGTCACGGATATCTGAGGATATCTTCTTTCCGTCTATGATGGTAGGCATATTTAATCCAGTTTTAGTACTGCCATAAATGCATCCTGTGGTATCTCTACGTTACCCACCTGACGCATACGTTTCTTTCCTTTTTTCTGCTTGTCAAGCAATTTTCTCTTACGAGAGATATCCCCTCCATAACACTTAGCCAAGACGTTTTTACGCATGGCTTTCACAGTCTCTCTGGCGATGATCTTGGTACCAATAGAAGCTTGAATGGCAATCTCAAACATCTGTCTTGGCAATAATTCCTTTAGCTTTTCGCAAAGGCGCTTGCCCCACTCGTAAGCTTTGTCTCTATGAACCACAGCAGACAAAGCGTCCACGGGCTCACCATTGAGCATAATATCTAGTTTGACCATCTTGGAGACTTTCATTCCGATGAGTTCATAATCCAAAGAAGCGTAACCTCTTGAAATGGTCTTTAATTTGTCAAAGAAGTCAAACACAATCTCAGACAGTGGCAACTCAAAAGACAATTCCACTCTATCTGATGTCAAGTACACTTGATTTTGGATCGTCCCTCTTTTGTCCATGCAAAGGGAAATAATAGGGCCTACAAATTCTGACTTGGAAATGATCTGGGCGCGAATGAAGGGCTCTTCGATGTGTGTAACCCGAGTAGGATCTGGCATTTCGGATGGCGCATTGATATTTTGTACAGACCCGTCCGACATTTGGGCTTTGAACTGAACTGATGGCACAGTCGTGATCACCGTCATGTCAAACTCACGCTCCAAACGCTCCTGCACAATCTCCATGTGTAGCATCCCCAAGAATCCACAACGGAATCCAAACCCTAGGGCAGCGGAAGTCTCAGGTTCCCATACAAGAGAGGCGTCATTGAGTTGGAGTTTTTCCATCGAGGCACGAAGCTCCTCGTACTCTGTGGTGTCTACTGGATAGATACCTGCAAAAACCATTGGTTTCACATCTTCAAAACCTTTGATCATCTGCTGAGTTGGGCGATGTACGTGAGTGATCGTATCCCCTACCTTGACCTCTTTGGCTACCTTGATCCCAGAGATGAGATACCCAACATCCCCTGTTTTAATCTCAGGCATGGGGATTTGTTCCAGACCCAAAATACCGATTTCATCCGCTTCATAGGTCTTCCCTGTCGCTACAAATTTTACTTTGTCACCTTTTTTGATCGAGCCATTAAATACTCTAAATATTACTTCGATCCCTCTGAAAGAATTGAATACCGAATCAAAAATCATGGCTTGCAATGGCTCCTCAGGGTCTCCCTTTGGTGCGGGTATTCTCTTTACGATCGCTTCTAGGATATCATCAACCCCTACTCCTGTCTTACCACTAGCATGGATGATGTCCTCTGCATCACAGCCAATCAAATCAATGATTTGATCAGATACCTCATCAGGCATAGCGCCTGGCAAGTCAATTTTATTGAGAACAGGAATAATCTCCAAGTCATGTTCCAAAGCCAAATACAGGTTGGAAATCGTCTGTGCTTCGATCCCTTGAGACGCATCAACGATCAACAATGCCCCCTCACATGCCGCGATAGAACGCGACACCTCGTAAGAGAAATCCACGTGACCAGGCGTATCTATCAGGTTGAGAGTATAGTCCTTACCCTCATGTTTGTATTTCATCTGAATCGCATGACTCTTGATGGTAATACCTCTTTCACGCTCCAAATCCATGTTGTCGAGCAATTGCTCCTGCATGTCTCTGCCCGTCACTGTACCTGTATTTTGAAGCAACCGATCGGCCAATGTACTCTTGCCGTGATCGATATGTGCTATGATGCAAAAATTCCGTAGATGATCCATTTTTCTAAAAAAGAAGGCAAAAATAGATAAATAAAATTTCACATTTGCATAAAAAATAATCTACCGTCAACTGCCCGTTTCTGATTTATGACCTGAGCATGAGACGACTGGCACAGTGTCAAATATTTATGGAGCAATCACAAAACATCACCGAGCACATCATCAACCTCTACCGCAAAGAAGATCTCATGCGAGCCTATCAATTTGATTTGGAGAAATTCGGGAACCAGGTGATCAATTTCTTTCCTATCTCTCCCAAAGAAAAACTCGCTGAAGTAAATCACTACGAGGAATTCATGCAAAAAATGAAGGAGCAAGGGATCGAACAATCAGGCCATCTGACTGAAGTCAATGAAATCGTAGCACAACTAGACCATCTCCATGAAGAGCTCAAATCCTCTGACGAAAACTACAACCACGTATATCTTAAAACCAAAGCCTACATCGACGAAAATATGGAGGTAGCCAAAGGCAGCATCACAAGCGAAATACAAATATGCCTCAATGGCATCTATGGCTTTCTACTCCTCAAAATAGAAGAACGTCCCATCAAGCCTGAAGAGCAAGCCATGATCGATCAATTTGGCAACCTCCTCTCGCTACTCAGCTACAAGTACAGCGAACGAAAAAACATGAACTAACAAAACGCAGGTATTACATCAGCAAAAACGATGATCCATACATTGACATATTAACGAAGTGTACCTAACTTCCCATCTCAAATCAAACCTAACTAATCATGCCGAATCCCAACCTTCATCATACGATACCTGTATTGTTGCTTTTCACTTTGTTGCTCAGCTCATCTTGCAAGGAAGACGAGGTGCGAAAAGGAGCAGAAATCATCACCAAAGAAATTTTAGGCTGTACCAACCCTCTATCCGAGTCCTATGATCCAAAAGCAACTACCAATGATGGCAGTTGTGCCGCTACAGACTGCTCTACTTGCAATTTTTTTATCTCAGGTGATGTCTTTGGTTTTGATGGTGTCAAGAAAGGTGTAAAACCTGGAGACATTATATGTCTAGACGGAACAGTGACCTACAAAGAACCCCTATCTCTCAGCAACATTGTAGGTACTGCGGACAACCCAGTATTGATTATCAACTGTGGCGGCCAAGCTGTCATCGATATGTCTAGTAAAAATGCTTCCTATGCCATCAGAACCAGTGGAAGCAAGTACTTCCGTATCTCGGGTGCTGGATCCAATGATCACGAATATGGAATTGTGTTAAGTAACACCAAATCTTTAGGAATAAGTTTGGATGGATTAAGTAGCAATTTTGAAGTCGATCACTTAGAAATTTTTGAAATTGGTTTTGCTGGAATCATGAGTAAAACTGATCCCAGCTGCGACGCTGCTACCCAAAGAGACAATTTCGTCATGCAAGATATTTCTATCCATGACAACTATGTCCATGATACAGGAGGCGAAGGATTATACATTGGCAACTCTTTTTACGAAAAAGGGCGTAACCTCACTGATTGCGGCACGGTCTTTCCTCACGACATCAAAGGTGCGGATATTTACAGAAACAAAGTCATCAATGCTGGTTGGGAAGCCATCCAAGTGGGTTGTGGTGTGGAAGGTGTCAAAATTCACGACAACTACATAGAAAACTACGGTACTGAAAATGAGACCTACCAAAACAATGGACTCCAAATCGGTGAAGGAACGGGTGGGCTGCTATACAATAACTACATAGCCAAAGGACCAGGAAATGGTGTAATCATGCTCGGGTTAGGTGACAACATCATGTTCAACAATGTGATTGTAAACGCTGGAGAGAGCGGTGTATTCTGCGATGAACGATATACACCAGGAGACGGTTTTAGTTTCATCAACAATACCATCATCAATCCAGAAGAGAATGGAATTGTCATCTACGCTGAAAAAGTACCTTTGAATCATGTCATCAACAACGTCATTGTTAATCCCGGTGCTTATAAAAGTGAGCCAGAAAAGGCATACATCAAAAAACTCAACAACGATGTAAAAATAGACATAGCAGCGAATTTCTTTACTCAAGATATTGCAGCGGCAGGGTTTGAAGCAGATGGATATCTATTAAGTGCTGATTCTGAATTGATCGACACGGGTGAGGATGTCTCTGATTTTGGAGTGACATTTGATTTCATCGGTACAGATCGACCATCTGGGACAGGATTCGATCCTGGTGCATACGAATACAAACAATAAGTGATAGAAAAAAATGATACTTGCTATCTCGGGTAGCTCCAGAAAAAATCATCCAATGGGGCTATTCTTCAATGCCCTAGCAATTGCTAATGTTTCCTAAAACTGTCCCGTCCCCAGCATGACTAGCGTACATGCTTCGATAGTCTCAATGCCTTTAGCCTGAGCAGCACTCGCCAATGCTTCATTTTCTGTGCCTGGATTGAAAATAATGCGCTTAGGATTCAGACTGAGGATGTAATCCTGCCACTCATCCAAGTTGTCCGAACCAATGTAAAGGGTCACTGTATCAACACCCTCTATGTCAGGTTTGTTTCTCAAATTCTGAAACGGCTCACCAAACAACTCACCCTTTTTGATGGATAGTAGTTTGATTGGATGTCCATGCTGATGCAATCGATCAGCTGCCATATATGCATAACGTGTCGGGTTTGTACTTGCCCCTAATACCGCCGTAAGTTTCTTCTCGTTCTTCATAAGTCTGTTGTTGACCGTTAACAGTCAACCATATTTTTCTTTGTCTAGCGTCTAAAATCTAGCATCTAATATCTAAATACGCTTCAATCAACTTCTCGGCGCATTTCTCTCCATCTATGGCTGCTGACATGATGCCTCCTGCATAGCCTGCTCCCTCCCCACAAGGAAACAGCCTCTTGACCTCAACGTGTTCCAGCGTCTCACGGTTTCTAGGCACGTGTACTGGAGACGACGTTCGACTCTCTACTCCTAAGACTTGCGCCTCGTTGGTATAATAACCCTTCGACTTTCGTCCAAAACTTTTGAATCCATCGACTAACCTTAGGTAAATAGATTCTGGCAAAAATTCCTTCATATTGACCGAAGCTAGTCCTGGTTGGTATGAACAATCAGGGAGATTGGTAGAAATACGTCCTTTCACAAAGTCGACCAATCGCTGAGCGGGAGCAGTCTGAGTTCCTCCTGCAGCTAGACACGCATTCTGTTCTACTTCCGCTTGGAATGCCAACGCTTTGAAATCACCTTCCTCTTCATAAGCTTGTAGATCTTCGTTTTCTACAGCCACGACGATCCCAGAGTTGGCAAATTTGGAATCTCTCTTGGATGGACTCATACCGTTCACGACGATTTCCCCATCGGCAGTAGCTGCCGGCACGATGAATCCTCCAGGACACATACAGAAAGAAAATACTCCTCGCTGTTTGCCCTCAAACTGTGTCTGAGTGGCCAAACTATAGGCCGCTGCAGGTAAAAACTCTCCTCTGCTATCACAGTGGTATTGTATCTGATCAATAATTGTCTGTGGATGCTCCACTCTTAACCCCAAAGCAAAGGGCTTGGACTCGATTTTGATCCCTGATTTTTGGAGTAGCCTGAATATATCTCGGGCAGAATGTCCCGTAGCAAGGATCACTCCGATTCCCTCTACGATACTGCCATCTTGGATTTTGACACCCTTTATTTCTTGATTTTGGATCACAAAATCCTCTACACGGGTATTGAAATGGATCTTTCCTCCTCTGCTCAAAATCGTCTCTCGCATATCTGCGATCACCTTGGGCAGCTTGTTGGTACCGATATGAGGATGCGTATCGACGAGAATATTCTCATCCGATCCATGTGCAACCAATATCTCTAAGATACGCGTCACATCCCCGCGCTTTTTGGATCGAGTATAGAGTTTTCCATCAGAGTAGGTACCTGCTCCACCCTCTCCAAAACAGTAGTTGGAATCAGGATTGACTTTGTGCTCTTTGTTGATAGCAGCTAGGTCTCTGCGTCTCTCTTGGACATCCTTGCCCCGCTCCAACACAATAGGCTTGGCTCCCAACTCGATACACCGCAGCGCGGCAAACAATCCCGCAGGTCCCGCACCGATTATCACTACTTCTGGTTTATTCGCCACATGATTGGTCGGTTTTTCATAGAGAAAAGGTCTGGGATTTTCTCCTTTTTCCGACAATCCTATCTCTACCTCTACAGAGACTCTTTTGCTGCGTGCATCAATGGATCGCTTCAGCAACTTCCATTGCGCTGTGTCGCCCAATTTGGCATGCACAAAGGCTGCAAAACTCGCCTCATCCAGAGCAATCTCTGGTTTCAATCTATATCTTAGAATCTTCGTCATGTTTTATCTGACAGGGCTATTGACTTGAAACTTTTTGAATCCCAGATAGCCTATGTTAATACCAAAAAAAATAGGCACATACACGCCTGTACTTGGGACAGTCGAAAAAACAGCATCATAACTATTTCCCGAATATCCGTCTTTTATGTTCCTATACCCTACCCCCAGACCAAAGTACACATCGAGGGTAAAACCAGCATTGCCAGGGTTGGCCATCCAACGATCCCCCACCAAGACCCCATAATATGCACTGATCTCCTGCTGGGTAACTGTCTCCAATGCTGTTGGCTGGTTTATACTATTGGTGCGTGCAGAATGCTTGTCTACATCTACCCCAACCTCATGCCCAAAATAAATCATCCCATGTGGCTGATCTCTACGATAAAACTTCTGTTTGAACTGTAGGGTGTGTCCCTCGCTAAACACCTCGTTGGTATCGAGTCCCTCGCGTGTAGCATAAAACGGACTCCTATGATACATGTACAACAGCTCATATCCCAATCTCTCCTGAAGGTAGTACTCAACCGAAAATGGGGCATAACCTACCAGTGTCAGCAATGGATTGGTCGCCAAGATCACACCTTTGTACTCGTTGACCACTGGCGTAAAGGTCCTGGATTTTTTACGAACCGAACGGTACTCTGGCTTTTCATAATCTTCATAGTTCCTACCGTCATTGAGTCTCTCTTCGGTCAAGAATACAGGATTGTCATCTTGGTAGACGGGGTGGTATTTCCCAGCGACTTCTCCATTTTTTTTGTACAGTGTCCATTCACCTATCCTGCGTCCTCCTTCAATTTTTCCAGTCATCTTGAGACTACCATCTAGGTAATAGCCTTTGTATCTACCCATTCCCTCTACAAAATCTGCTTCCCCTTCTATGTTGCCTTCTTCGTCAAAGTATGTCCAGTGTCCGTCATTGAGATCGTCTTTGAAATGTCCATTCATTTTGAGCTTGCCACTGATGTAATACTCGTTGTATTCGCCAGTACCATTGTCAAACTCACCGATCCCTTTCATCTCACCTGTCTCATAAAACATCTTCCAATAACCATCCTTTTGACTATCCTTTTGCAAACCTTCGGCACTTTTGGCACCATTTTCATAATAGTATATCCAGTTACCCAGCGTTTTACCCTCTACATAGCCCCCTTCTGCTGATACCTCTCCGCTTTTGAAAAAATACTTCCAAGGCCCAGTTTTCAACCCTTGTTTGTAGTAGCCCTCTGCCATTTTTTCTCCAGATTCGAAATAATAGGTCCAAAGACTGTCACTTTTTCCATTGCGATTGAGCCCTTCCATTTTGAGTGTACCTGAGAGGTAATAC is part of the Reichenbachiella agarivorans genome and harbors:
- a CDS encoding DUF4924 family protein, with the translated sequence MEQSQNITEHIINLYRKEDLMRAYQFDLEKFGNQVINFFPISPKEKLAEVNHYEEFMQKMKEQGIEQSGHLTEVNEIVAQLDHLHEELKSSDENYNHVYLKTKAYIDENMEVAKGSITSEIQICLNGIYGFLLLKIEERPIKPEEQAMIDQFGNLLSLLSYKYSERKNMN
- a CDS encoding CoA-binding protein; protein product: MKNEKKLTAVLGASTNPTRYAYMAADRLHQHGHPIKLLSIKKGELFGEPFQNLRNKPDIEGVDTVTLYIGSDNLDEWQDYILSLNPKRIIFNPGTENEALASAAQAKGIETIEACTLVMLGTGQF
- a CDS encoding OmpA family protein → MSIPLTYSQYTSYHTKDKRALNDYEEARQLLKRAQFREAMEPLKDAVKRDPDFIEVWLALGSASARLGWDSLSFVYFKKAIQIDPDYKKSKYAYQAIGEQFYRQSVYDSAAAYLEHYLRTVPDDPEKEKLSKSLIFNCRFAMKAIEHPFDYNIQELPAHVNSFQLQYFPALSVDNQRIYFTRRVGLNNSDDEDIYYCDLDSMTGGWTIPQSISGNINSDGNEGAASVSADGRTLVFTSCDGRGGYGSCDIYTAQKVGDVWSKPMNIGKNINSAAWEAQPSLSADGRTILFVSNRRGGQGGKDLWISTKDRNGEWQPAFNLGKRINTAKDEISPFLHANGETIYFASNGLEGMGGLDIYMSEIERDSLWKVPINLGYPLNDANDQVSLYIASDGKTGVYTIEKETKRGFQSKLYAFDLPDSFQVTRQSAYLKGTVVDKESKRPLASKIQVYKLSDENYFSQLESDASNGEYTLVLTEGYRYGVYVTCEGYMFMDFSFTLNELKSFDQNLLNIEMQPIKVGASSRLGNIFFDHDDFNLKPESISELRVVYYFLKNNPKVRMEIAGHSDQQGSENYNMKLSTQRAKTVYDFLINKGVRSTQLSYKGYGESQPLTIENDSNDMSKNRRIEFLVLEIGQ
- a CDS encoding bifunctional 5,10-methylenetetrahydrofolate dehydrogenase/5,10-methenyltetrahydrofolate cyclohydrolase: MPTIIDGKKISSDIRDEIKLQVEALKNEGKRAPHLAIIIVGDDGASHTYVGGKITACKAVGFDYTLMQFAGTISEDKLLKHVDQLNADTDIDGFIVQLPLPAHISVEKITMSISPEKDVDGFTNENFGSITSKVPLLMPATPLGVMELIKRYEIETEGKNCVIVGASRLVGAPLALMMSNEANATVTLCHKYTKDLASHTREADILVVAVGKPGLVTKNMVKEGAVVIDVGTTRIEDPSKKSGFRLSGDVDYEEVAPLTSHITPVPGGVGPMTIASLMINTLQAAKNNLK
- a CDS encoding right-handed parallel beta-helix repeat-containing protein, whose product is MPNPNLHHTIPVLLLFTLLLSSSCKEDEVRKGAEIITKEILGCTNPLSESYDPKATTNDGSCAATDCSTCNFFISGDVFGFDGVKKGVKPGDIICLDGTVTYKEPLSLSNIVGTADNPVLIINCGGQAVIDMSSKNASYAIRTSGSKYFRISGAGSNDHEYGIVLSNTKSLGISLDGLSSNFEVDHLEIFEIGFAGIMSKTDPSCDAATQRDNFVMQDISIHDNYVHDTGGEGLYIGNSFYEKGRNLTDCGTVFPHDIKGADIYRNKVINAGWEAIQVGCGVEGVKIHDNYIENYGTENETYQNNGLQIGEGTGGLLYNNYIAKGPGNGVIMLGLGDNIMFNNVIVNAGESGVFCDERYTPGDGFSFINNTIINPEENGIVIYAEKVPLNHVINNVIVNPGAYKSEPEKAYIKKLNNDVKIDIAANFFTQDIAAAGFEADGYLLSADSELIDTGEDVSDFGVTFDFIGTDRPSGTGFDPGAYEYKQ
- the lepA gene encoding translation elongation factor 4; translated protein: MDHLRNFCIIAHIDHGKSTLADRLLQNTGTVTGRDMQEQLLDNMDLERERGITIKSHAIQMKYKHEGKDYTLNLIDTPGHVDFSYEVSRSIAACEGALLIVDASQGIEAQTISNLYLALEHDLEIIPVLNKIDLPGAMPDEVSDQIIDLIGCDAEDIIHASGKTGVGVDDILEAIVKRIPAPKGDPEEPLQAMIFDSVFNSFRGIEVIFRVFNGSIKKGDKVKFVATGKTYEADEIGILGLEQIPMPEIKTGDVGYLISGIKVAKEVKVGDTITHVHRPTQQMIKGFEDVKPMVFAGIYPVDTTEYEELRASMEKLQLNDASLVWEPETSAALGFGFRCGFLGMLHMEIVQERLEREFDMTVITTVPSVQFKAQMSDGSVQNINAPSEMPDPTRVTHIEEPFIRAQIISKSEFVGPIISLCMDKRGTIQNQVYLTSDRVELSFELPLSEIVFDFFDKLKTISRGYASLDYELIGMKVSKMVKLDIMLNGEPVDALSAVVHRDKAYEWGKRLCEKLKELLPRQMFEIAIQASIGTKIIARETVKAMRKNVLAKCYGGDISRKRKLLDKQKKGKKRMRQVGNVEIPQDAFMAVLKLD
- a CDS encoding 7-carboxy-7-deazaguanine synthase QueE encodes the protein MEIFYSIQGEGYYAGTPAIFIRLGGCDVGCVWCDVKESWNEADHPFFTVDEIIDQIKEYPCRMIVITGGEPLMYDMKELTTVLKGHNYQLNIETSGAYPVTGVWDWVCFSPKKFKTPDTSIYAHASELKAIVFNQSDFEFAEQHRSLVPKQCKLYLQPEWSKAEKMTPQIIDYAKAHPEWNISLQTHKYLNIP